One window of Nymphaea colorata isolate Beijing-Zhang1983 chromosome 11, ASM883128v2, whole genome shotgun sequence genomic DNA carries:
- the LOC116264282 gene encoding dihydrofolate synthetase isoform X4, which yields MQWIRVSSFLTFDRVIRLRTTRISTLLSATSICRDWMLGRRWFSSQSEDPRLVEFVDYLETLKNYEKLGVPKGAGTDSDDGFDLGRMRRLLHSLGNPHLEFKAVHIAGTKGKGSTAQFISNILRKQGYTVGCYTSPHLRSIRERMSLGSNGEIVSVETLNNLFYGVKSIVDQSIQLEKGSLTHFEVLTALAFTLFAQQKVDIAVVETGLGGARDATNVLPGTSIAASVITTIDEEHLSALGGSLESIAIAKSGIIKEGCPVVIGGPFLSQIEQILCEKATMMGSPLISACDSGKKSTLKSFLTKDGRIYQLCNIFIECPDMHMFAELLDVKLQMLGRHQLQNSITAACTALVLRNQGWEISGESIHAGLEDAFLLGRSQFLSNKEAELLGISGTSVLIDGAHTEAAVVSLANMVQMTHMDYKSAVVVAMASDKNHSAFANQLLSVKVAQ from the exons ATGCAGTGGATTCGCGTAAGTTCATTCCTGACCTTCGACCGAGTCATTCGGCTCCGGACCACAAGAATCAGCACGCTTCTCTCTGCAACTTCAATTTGTCGCGATTGGATGCTAGGAAGAAGATGGTTTTCCTCCCAGTCCGAGGATCCCCGGTTAGTGGAGTTCGTGGACTATCTGGAGACGCTCAAAAACTATGAGAAATTGGGTGTGCCCAAGGGAGCAGGTACCGATTCGGACGACGGCTTCGATTTGGGCAGGATGCGGCGATTGCTGCACTCCCTCGGCAATCCACACCTCGAATTTAAG GCTGTCCACATTGCTGGCACCAAGGGAAAAGGATCAACAGCTCAGTTTATTTCAAATATATTACGAAAACAAGGATACACTGTTGGTTGTTATACTAG TCCACATTTACGAAGTATAAGGGAGAGGATGTCCCTTGGAAGCAATGGAGAAATTGTGTCTGTTGAGACTCTAAATAATCTCTTTTATGGTGTTAAGAGTATTGTTGATCAATCAATTCAATTGGAGAAAGGATCTCTTACTCATTTTGAG GTCCTAACAGCTTTGGCATTCACACTCTTTGCCCAACAGAAAGTTGACATTGCTGTGGTTGAG ACAGGTCTTGGAGGGGCACGCGATGCGACAAATGTTCTACCTGGCACAAGTATAGCTGCTTCAGTTATAACTACGATCGATGAGGAACATTTGAGTGCACTTGGAGGTTCTTTGGAAAGCATTGCCATAGCAAAGTCTGGTATTATCAAAGAAGGATGCCCG GTAGTGATTGGCGGTCCATTTCTATCACAAATTGAGCAAATCCTTTGTGAAAAGGCTACAATGATGGGTTCACCATTAATTTCTGCTTGTGATTCTGGAAAAAAAAGCACCCTGAAGAGTTTTTTGACTAAAGATGGAAGAATTTATCAACTATGTAACATATTTATAGAATGTCCAGACATGCATATG TTTGCTGAATTGCTTGATGTTAAGTTGCAAATGCTGGGAAGACACCAGCTCCAAAATTCCATTACAGCTGCATGTACTGCACTTGTTCTGCGCAACCAAG GATGGGAAATATCAGGTGAGTCCATCCATGCTGGATTGGAAGATGCCTTCTTGCTTGGAAGATCTCAATTCCTCTCAAACAAAGAAGCTGAGTTGCTTGGGATTTCTGGCACCTCTGTATTGATTGATGGAG CACACACTGAAGCAGCTGTTGTGAGTTTAGCAAACATGGTTCAGATGACGCACATGGATTACAAGTCAGCTGTAGTGGTTGCCATGGCAAGTGACAAAAACCATTCAGCTTTTGCAAACCAACTTTTGTCCG
- the LOC116264282 gene encoding dihydrofolate synthetase isoform X2 yields MQWIRVSSFLTFDRVIRLRTTRISTLLSATSICRDWMLGRRWFSSQSEDPRLVEFVDYLETLKNYEKLGVPKGAGTDSDDGFDLGRMRRLLHSLGNPHLEFKAVHIAGTKGKGSTAQFISNILRKQGYTVGCYTSPHLRSIRERMSLGSNGEIVSVETLNNLFYGVKSIVDQSIQLEKGSLTHFEVLTALAFTLFAQQKVDIAVVETGLGGARDATNVLPGTSIAASVITTIDEEHLSALGGSLESIAIAKSGIIKEGCPVVIGGPFLSQIEQILCEKATMMGSPLISACDSGKKSTLKSFLTKDGRIYQLCNIFIECPDMHMFAELLDVKLQMLGRHQLQNSITAACTALVLRNQGWEISGESIHAGLEDAFLLGRSQFLSNKEAELLGISGTSVLIDGANMVQMTHMDYKSAVVVAMASDKNHSAFANQLLSGLRPDIVVFTETSIAGSRSRAMTVSSLKEIWTQLAKKLEIDFQDLGMIKHKNQLPPDVNKSRVCFVGCKSESVKVPITLASALLRCRMGHGHGVIIVTGSLHIVGAVLGCLDY; encoded by the exons ATGCAGTGGATTCGCGTAAGTTCATTCCTGACCTTCGACCGAGTCATTCGGCTCCGGACCACAAGAATCAGCACGCTTCTCTCTGCAACTTCAATTTGTCGCGATTGGATGCTAGGAAGAAGATGGTTTTCCTCCCAGTCCGAGGATCCCCGGTTAGTGGAGTTCGTGGACTATCTGGAGACGCTCAAAAACTATGAGAAATTGGGTGTGCCCAAGGGAGCAGGTACCGATTCGGACGACGGCTTCGATTTGGGCAGGATGCGGCGATTGCTGCACTCCCTCGGCAATCCACACCTCGAATTTAAG GCTGTCCACATTGCTGGCACCAAGGGAAAAGGATCAACAGCTCAGTTTATTTCAAATATATTACGAAAACAAGGATACACTGTTGGTTGTTATACTAG TCCACATTTACGAAGTATAAGGGAGAGGATGTCCCTTGGAAGCAATGGAGAAATTGTGTCTGTTGAGACTCTAAATAATCTCTTTTATGGTGTTAAGAGTATTGTTGATCAATCAATTCAATTGGAGAAAGGATCTCTTACTCATTTTGAG GTCCTAACAGCTTTGGCATTCACACTCTTTGCCCAACAGAAAGTTGACATTGCTGTGGTTGAG ACAGGTCTTGGAGGGGCACGCGATGCGACAAATGTTCTACCTGGCACAAGTATAGCTGCTTCAGTTATAACTACGATCGATGAGGAACATTTGAGTGCACTTGGAGGTTCTTTGGAAAGCATTGCCATAGCAAAGTCTGGTATTATCAAAGAAGGATGCCCG GTAGTGATTGGCGGTCCATTTCTATCACAAATTGAGCAAATCCTTTGTGAAAAGGCTACAATGATGGGTTCACCATTAATTTCTGCTTGTGATTCTGGAAAAAAAAGCACCCTGAAGAGTTTTTTGACTAAAGATGGAAGAATTTATCAACTATGTAACATATTTATAGAATGTCCAGACATGCATATG TTTGCTGAATTGCTTGATGTTAAGTTGCAAATGCTGGGAAGACACCAGCTCCAAAATTCCATTACAGCTGCATGTACTGCACTTGTTCTGCGCAACCAAG GATGGGAAATATCAGGTGAGTCCATCCATGCTGGATTGGAAGATGCCTTCTTGCTTGGAAGATCTCAATTCCTCTCAAACAAAGAAGCTGAGTTGCTTGGGATTTCTGGCACCTCTGTATTGATTGATGGAG CAAACATGGTTCAGATGACGCACATGGATTACAAGTCAGCTGTAGTGGTTGCCATGGCAAGTGACAAAAACCATTCAGCTTTTGCAAACCAACTTTTGTCCG GTCTTAGGCCAGATATTGTGGTCTTCACGGAAACTAGCATCGCTGGATCAAGGTCCAGGGCAATGACTGTGTCTTCGTTAAAGGAGATATGGACGCAACTGGCCAAGAAACTGGAAATAGATTTCCAGGACTTGGGGATGATCAAACATAAGAATCAGTTGCCTCCTGACGTTAACAAAAGTAGGGTTTGCTTTGTGGGATGCAAAAGTGAGTCAGTGAAGGTGCCAATAACTTTAGCATCTGCACTTCTTAGATGTAGAATGGGACATGGTCATGGTGTTATCATTGTCACTGGCTCTTTGCATATTGTTGGTGCAGTGCTAGGATGTTTAGATTACTGA
- the LOC116264282 gene encoding dihydrofolate synthetase isoform X1, giving the protein MQWIRVSSFLTFDRVIRLRTTRISTLLSATSICRDWMLGRRWFSSQSEDPRLVEFVDYLETLKNYEKLGVPKGAGTDSDDGFDLGRMRRLLHSLGNPHLEFKAVHIAGTKGKGSTAQFISNILRKQGYTVGCYTSPHLRSIRERMSLGSNGEIVSVETLNNLFYGVKSIVDQSIQLEKGSLTHFEVLTALAFTLFAQQKVDIAVVETGLGGARDATNVLPGTSIAASVITTIDEEHLSALGGSLESIAIAKSGIIKEGCPVVIGGPFLSQIEQILCEKATMMGSPLISACDSGKKSTLKSFLTKDGRIYQLCNIFIECPDMHMFAELLDVKLQMLGRHQLQNSITAACTALVLRNQGWEISGESIHAGLEDAFLLGRSQFLSNKEAELLGISGTSVLIDGAHTEAAVVSLANMVQMTHMDYKSAVVVAMASDKNHSAFANQLLSGLRPDIVVFTETSIAGSRSRAMTVSSLKEIWTQLAKKLEIDFQDLGMIKHKNQLPPDVNKSRVCFVGCKSESVKVPITLASALLRCRMGHGHGVIIVTGSLHIVGAVLGCLDY; this is encoded by the exons ATGCAGTGGATTCGCGTAAGTTCATTCCTGACCTTCGACCGAGTCATTCGGCTCCGGACCACAAGAATCAGCACGCTTCTCTCTGCAACTTCAATTTGTCGCGATTGGATGCTAGGAAGAAGATGGTTTTCCTCCCAGTCCGAGGATCCCCGGTTAGTGGAGTTCGTGGACTATCTGGAGACGCTCAAAAACTATGAGAAATTGGGTGTGCCCAAGGGAGCAGGTACCGATTCGGACGACGGCTTCGATTTGGGCAGGATGCGGCGATTGCTGCACTCCCTCGGCAATCCACACCTCGAATTTAAG GCTGTCCACATTGCTGGCACCAAGGGAAAAGGATCAACAGCTCAGTTTATTTCAAATATATTACGAAAACAAGGATACACTGTTGGTTGTTATACTAG TCCACATTTACGAAGTATAAGGGAGAGGATGTCCCTTGGAAGCAATGGAGAAATTGTGTCTGTTGAGACTCTAAATAATCTCTTTTATGGTGTTAAGAGTATTGTTGATCAATCAATTCAATTGGAGAAAGGATCTCTTACTCATTTTGAG GTCCTAACAGCTTTGGCATTCACACTCTTTGCCCAACAGAAAGTTGACATTGCTGTGGTTGAG ACAGGTCTTGGAGGGGCACGCGATGCGACAAATGTTCTACCTGGCACAAGTATAGCTGCTTCAGTTATAACTACGATCGATGAGGAACATTTGAGTGCACTTGGAGGTTCTTTGGAAAGCATTGCCATAGCAAAGTCTGGTATTATCAAAGAAGGATGCCCG GTAGTGATTGGCGGTCCATTTCTATCACAAATTGAGCAAATCCTTTGTGAAAAGGCTACAATGATGGGTTCACCATTAATTTCTGCTTGTGATTCTGGAAAAAAAAGCACCCTGAAGAGTTTTTTGACTAAAGATGGAAGAATTTATCAACTATGTAACATATTTATAGAATGTCCAGACATGCATATG TTTGCTGAATTGCTTGATGTTAAGTTGCAAATGCTGGGAAGACACCAGCTCCAAAATTCCATTACAGCTGCATGTACTGCACTTGTTCTGCGCAACCAAG GATGGGAAATATCAGGTGAGTCCATCCATGCTGGATTGGAAGATGCCTTCTTGCTTGGAAGATCTCAATTCCTCTCAAACAAAGAAGCTGAGTTGCTTGGGATTTCTGGCACCTCTGTATTGATTGATGGAG CACACACTGAAGCAGCTGTTGTGAGTTTAGCAAACATGGTTCAGATGACGCACATGGATTACAAGTCAGCTGTAGTGGTTGCCATGGCAAGTGACAAAAACCATTCAGCTTTTGCAAACCAACTTTTGTCCG GTCTTAGGCCAGATATTGTGGTCTTCACGGAAACTAGCATCGCTGGATCAAGGTCCAGGGCAATGACTGTGTCTTCGTTAAAGGAGATATGGACGCAACTGGCCAAGAAACTGGAAATAGATTTCCAGGACTTGGGGATGATCAAACATAAGAATCAGTTGCCTCCTGACGTTAACAAAAGTAGGGTTTGCTTTGTGGGATGCAAAAGTGAGTCAGTGAAGGTGCCAATAACTTTAGCATCTGCACTTCTTAGATGTAGAATGGGACATGGTCATGGTGTTATCATTGTCACTGGCTCTTTGCATATTGTTGGTGCAGTGCTAGGATGTTTAGATTACTGA
- the LOC116264282 gene encoding dihydrofolate synthetase isoform X3 — protein sequence MQWIRVSSFLTFDRVIRLRTTRISTLLSATSICRDWMLGRRWFSSQSEDPRLVEFVDYLETLKNYEKLGVPKGAGTDSDDGFDLGRMRRLLHSLGNPHLEFKAVHIAGTKGKGSTAQFISNILRKQGYTVGCYTSPHLRSIRERMSLGSNGEIVSVETLNNLFYGVKSIVDQSIQLEKGSLTHFEVLTALAFTLFAQQKVDIAVVETGLGGARDATNVLPGTSIAASVITTIDEEHLSALGGSLESIAIAKSGIIKEGCPFAELLDVKLQMLGRHQLQNSITAACTALVLRNQGWEISGESIHAGLEDAFLLGRSQFLSNKEAELLGISGTSVLIDGAHTEAAVVSLANMVQMTHMDYKSAVVVAMASDKNHSAFANQLLSGLRPDIVVFTETSIAGSRSRAMTVSSLKEIWTQLAKKLEIDFQDLGMIKHKNQLPPDVNKSRVCFVGCKSESVKVPITLASALLRCRMGHGHGVIIVTGSLHIVGAVLGCLDY from the exons ATGCAGTGGATTCGCGTAAGTTCATTCCTGACCTTCGACCGAGTCATTCGGCTCCGGACCACAAGAATCAGCACGCTTCTCTCTGCAACTTCAATTTGTCGCGATTGGATGCTAGGAAGAAGATGGTTTTCCTCCCAGTCCGAGGATCCCCGGTTAGTGGAGTTCGTGGACTATCTGGAGACGCTCAAAAACTATGAGAAATTGGGTGTGCCCAAGGGAGCAGGTACCGATTCGGACGACGGCTTCGATTTGGGCAGGATGCGGCGATTGCTGCACTCCCTCGGCAATCCACACCTCGAATTTAAG GCTGTCCACATTGCTGGCACCAAGGGAAAAGGATCAACAGCTCAGTTTATTTCAAATATATTACGAAAACAAGGATACACTGTTGGTTGTTATACTAG TCCACATTTACGAAGTATAAGGGAGAGGATGTCCCTTGGAAGCAATGGAGAAATTGTGTCTGTTGAGACTCTAAATAATCTCTTTTATGGTGTTAAGAGTATTGTTGATCAATCAATTCAATTGGAGAAAGGATCTCTTACTCATTTTGAG GTCCTAACAGCTTTGGCATTCACACTCTTTGCCCAACAGAAAGTTGACATTGCTGTGGTTGAG ACAGGTCTTGGAGGGGCACGCGATGCGACAAATGTTCTACCTGGCACAAGTATAGCTGCTTCAGTTATAACTACGATCGATGAGGAACATTTGAGTGCACTTGGAGGTTCTTTGGAAAGCATTGCCATAGCAAAGTCTGGTATTATCAAAGAAGGATGCCCG TTTGCTGAATTGCTTGATGTTAAGTTGCAAATGCTGGGAAGACACCAGCTCCAAAATTCCATTACAGCTGCATGTACTGCACTTGTTCTGCGCAACCAAG GATGGGAAATATCAGGTGAGTCCATCCATGCTGGATTGGAAGATGCCTTCTTGCTTGGAAGATCTCAATTCCTCTCAAACAAAGAAGCTGAGTTGCTTGGGATTTCTGGCACCTCTGTATTGATTGATGGAG CACACACTGAAGCAGCTGTTGTGAGTTTAGCAAACATGGTTCAGATGACGCACATGGATTACAAGTCAGCTGTAGTGGTTGCCATGGCAAGTGACAAAAACCATTCAGCTTTTGCAAACCAACTTTTGTCCG GTCTTAGGCCAGATATTGTGGTCTTCACGGAAACTAGCATCGCTGGATCAAGGTCCAGGGCAATGACTGTGTCTTCGTTAAAGGAGATATGGACGCAACTGGCCAAGAAACTGGAAATAGATTTCCAGGACTTGGGGATGATCAAACATAAGAATCAGTTGCCTCCTGACGTTAACAAAAGTAGGGTTTGCTTTGTGGGATGCAAAAGTGAGTCAGTGAAGGTGCCAATAACTTTAGCATCTGCACTTCTTAGATGTAGAATGGGACATGGTCATGGTGTTATCATTGTCACTGGCTCTTTGCATATTGTTGGTGCAGTGCTAGGATGTTTAGATTACTGA